The DNA region aaaagtttggttaaaattctgcaaaattgtcattttttaaatgtcagtagTAGTGTAACAATGCATGAAGCACAGCTATATTAGATGAATCTGCATGACCAACTTGAAAACATCGCAAAATCTGCATTAATCTTGAGCTCTCATGCCAAATTACAGATCGTATGAATTCCTTTTGAACTCAGTTTTATCCACAGAAATTCACAGAACAATAGTAAATGTGATAgtaattgttttcattgtttatttttttgtgatctgCTTTGAAATGCTGTAGGTAATTGTggaggttttttgtttgtttttatgtttgtattgctCAGCTGATTTCTTAGATGAAATATTGTTCTTTGCATCTTACATGCATGAACACAGATAAAAGAAGAGTAAAAGAAAAAGTAGTGTTTCTCTCAAGCTATTGCTTTGATTTCATGTGTGATACTACATTCAGCCATCCTGGGATGTACAGTATTGTTATAAAAGAAAGTATATAGCATAGCTTAAAGAACtgtacaaacataaaacacagctGCACATCAGAGATCAATCTTCTCTGATCTCCTTCAGCCCTGTAGAAGAACAACTCAGGAAGGAGCTGTGCTTCAACTATATTCATCCTGCACTTGAAGAAAACATCTGGATGTCAGTTTTTAATCTGAAAAAGCTAGTTAAACATCATGGTGTCATTTCAATTACAGTCTAACAAAAGTGTATGCTGTAAAAAAGTGAACAACAGGTCACCAACTACTAGATTTctttaaagatacattttattttttccttgtaaaacaaattttacaaaaatcagaATAGcgtaattaaaacaaacatttattttggataaatTATGATATAGACTGAAAGGCTACAGATTAGGATGGAGATACAAgcaataaaaatggtaatatgcAGCTGAGAAAGCTATGGATGGTGTGCACTGAATTCAGCTTGTTTTTACCATTCTAATGGCTCATTTAAAAAGGCATCTATAAGCggcaaatattctttaaaaaatgttcacaTGAAGCATCACAGAGGTCAATAATAAGGTTTTCACTAGCTCACTTCTGACGTCACTCATCCTGAAGGTTTACATCGGAGCCCAAGACTCCGCCCACCGTCATACTTCGCACCACGTACATGAAAGCATGCCAACCATGAAAGAGGTTCAATACAACCATAGAAAAAGTCATCTTAGTTCAAATGCTCAGACAGAAAAAAGTTGATTTACTAGACTGAATCAAGAAATAACTGCACGGAAAGTGGGAGAAAGTAGCGTACTAGAACTATGTAACGAACAGTCGATGTAGCAAGAAAATCACGTGACTGAACTGCAGCCACAACAATCCAGTGCAGTTCATGATGACAAGCGCATGTGTTCAATATAAGCCTGTGGTTTTTCACCGGTCAACGCAGCTGGGATGAGATCATGTACATTAAAAGTCACAAAAATGCTTTGTTTGGGAATTAACAAGCAGTTGCGttcttttcaaatgcatttgGAAAAATTTGAAGGTGCCCGAAAGTAAACTACAGCGCCTACAgtataatctgtattttttttgggCAAATCAGCTGTAACAAAACTGTTTCGGCAAAGCTATAATTGAAAcattgataaatattaatatgaaagtcCGCATTTTGGGATTAGGAGGCCAAACCGTACAGATTTAGGATAGGTCTGATGATACTTTACAGATTTCGTTTTTGAGATATGGTATTTACAAGCTGAGAGACATAACAAACATCCAAAACACTCTTTGAGTATTGTGGGAATTAAATCCTACTGCTCCTCGTTAAGAAAAACAGATAACAGACACGTTCACCAGCAAGCGAAAGAGCTCAGTCTTCGCCTGATGGCGCTTCCTCCTCAGAAACATCGTCCTTTTCCTCCTTCTCATTCTcattctccttctcctcctccttttcTCCGTTGTCATTGTTTTCCTCTCCCTCGGCGCCGCTTTCGTCATCCTGCGTCTTCTTGGGGGCGGGCGACTCCTTTCTGTCTTCCTTCTGcgcctcctcctcttcctcctcctccttgttGCTCTCGATATCTTCATCTTTAGCTTTAGGCGAGGCCTTCTTCACAACTCTCTTCACCTTCGTCTGACGTTTTCCTCTCCTCTTCTTGGGCCCTCGGGTCACTGGGAGAAAATAATTAACTTGATTACTGTAACTGTGACGGATAAAGGCATCTGGAGGAAGTTCTTAATTAATTTGAGCAGGAAGTGATTAACTAGGAAGGTATTACAGGAGACCTTTCTGATGGTAGGATTATGGGTGGCTTTACCTGAAGCTCTTATCTTGGGTTTAGGGGATTTCTTGTCTTTGCTTCTCCTGCTCACTTTTGAGTTCTTCCGTTTGGGTCGGCCATAATCGCTGTCATCATCGTCATCCTCAACCATGAAGTCTTCATCACTGCCTGAATCCTCTATGAGCAGAAGAGAGATGTATGAATGAAATCAACAAATATCTCAATGTTAGCTAACGTCTATTGCAAATATTTTGACTCTACATACCCCCAGTGTAAACGTCActgtcatcttcctcctcctcttcctctccctccTCATCCTCACTTCCTCCATCCCCAAGAAGTATCTCCCTCTGTTTGGATGCAGCTTTAGTGGCAGCCTGACGCACCTGCCGGCCCTTCTTCCTCACAACCTTACCATCATCATCACTGTCATCTGCGTCAAAAGAGCAGATGCATGGTTAATTAACACAAGCTGGAGGTTTGTTAACTCTGCATTAATATGCaaaattcatgaacaaatcacaAACACAGGCATGAAAATTTTACTGCGGTTTTGCTTAAGTGAATAAAAGCAAGTTAATTAGAGCGGCAACATTACAGACGAGAGCAGGTTGACATTGTAAAGaggaataaaataacaaaattacattttaatagcaTAAAGAGCGAATGATGAAAAGCACGACATTTAAACTATTATCTACAATAGATATTGCATAGAGTTTAAATAGATATTAATCACTGCCTACTGACAATAAAGTTTGTGATGTGGggtgttttatttaacattatacaCTACTAATCAAGCAAAACTATTTTTCCCTTAATTGGGATGCTTACATTTTTACTGACAAAAATcttgaaacaatatttaattaattgccACCAGTTTTAATAAcgttaactaaaaccatataaaaaataaataaataaaaatgccttacTTGAGATGAAAAGCTCTTAACTGAAATACAATTAGGAAAAAACCCTTTTATATCAGCTTGTTGCCAAACaaacttttcttattttcatttagtttaccttgatgtgctaaaatgactaaaactgaaataaaaactacaaactatagatatattttaaaaaactaataaaaataaaaacagcaaaattataaCAACTTTAactcaaatttaaatgaatacagaaactattttttaaaagtataaaagtatcttgatactaaaataacacatgaCCACTTGAAGAATACAagccattattttgatttaacttatagtttatatcatatatttataatttaatgaagaACCTAAAACATAAGAACATTTACAAGGCTGCACAGAAAGTAGCTTACACCATTAATGTTATCAAAAATGACTACACGACTTTATGTCATGAATGAAGCAGTTTATAACGGTAATACCTGCAGGCCTTTTCCGTTTAGCTGTTGTCCGTCTCCCCCTGCTGGCCTCTTTAGCATCAAAATCACTGTCCCcaccatcatcctcctcttcctcatcttccCCATAGTCATTGTCGTCATCACTTAAATCCTCTAGAATATGGGGATGAAAAAGCATTTTGACAATattcaataatgaaataaaaaagtatttaaaaataaaatatttaaatgttaaatcctaatataaaataatggcaCAAAAGTAATATAAGAATTACTTACTCTTGTGGTCCTTGATTCGAGAATCATCACTACATGAGAAGAAATACAGCATTCATTTTTAAgggtatttaaaataattcagagaaaatacatgaatttaaataaatacataaaaaacagacAGCGGTGCGTAAGCTGAAACATCACACTTTTACAAccactatttaattttttttgctttcataagaTAGTAATCATTTATTACAATCTCAGatgttacatattaatatttaacaatattataattGTTCAAAAAGACTGACCTGCGTTTTACAGCGGTTTTCTCAGGCCGATCCAATTCTTTTCCATATTCCTCATCTGTATAAAGTCATTCAGTTGAATCAGGTTAGAAAACGGCACGACtgtcattatttaacattaatacgAGCACTTTTcccatcattttttattttaagcattttcatgatttttccaAACCTggaggaaaacatttttaaaatccccCTGATGTTTCCTGACTGTGGGCACTCTGTCAAGTGGAAACACAATGGTGATGCATGCAACAGGATAAATATTTGCATTAGAGGAGCTTACCTGCATCATCAGACTCCTGGAATTGTGCATAGTCAACAACCCTTTTATTCCTGTGCACAAAGAACATGAAAGGAAAGGTAAATGACCCACAAGataacaaacacacatgcagtagCATatgtttataaatcatttattatctACGACCTAAAAATGAGTTCACTACAGGGGTCTTCAatctatatgaatatttttatgtcGCAATATTAATGCATTCACATGCTTCAGTGCTTACATTCCAGTGTCAAAAAATCATACAATAATAATGAATGATGTAGAGGCCTATTCTTGtacattacattgttttaatgtgagaggaacaataaaacatttagctCTGGTTgaagttttgattattttttattattattatttatttgtctgaacTCAAAGAATTGGCAggttgttgcaaaaaaaaaaaaaaaaaaaaaaaaaaattaaacaacctGATCTGAATGCAACAGAACTTCTCtccagactaaaaaaaaacaacaacaataagtTTAGttgtatgaatataaaataaaatcaaaaatgtattcatatagcAACAGAGCTGTCACTCCTCTTATTTAAAGCTTGACTGAAGGGGCAGAGGAGACAGGGGTGCCATGCCAACAGCAGCAGTGTGGGGAGGGACTCTGTGCTCGGATAGGGGCACTGAACTACAGGCCCTGCAGGTCAGATTATATTCACTGCCCACAGGACCTCCTCAATCCATAAATTATACCGACGAGAACAACATTCCCTCCCAAGCTcgcatattaaataaaaatacagtccgAGAGATGAAAAACAACATGTTGCCAGTGTTAACGTCACTTGAGCTCGTTGGCTCTTATCAAACGCTAATGTTACGAAAACAACAAGCTTGGGCgcgtttaaatatatatttatcgcGAAACGTAAACACGTTTATTGGTTACGTACTTAGGGGCCTTGATTTCTGACTGAAACCAGATGCGAATCCAAAgtgcattaattaaaaacacaagttTGCAGGAGA from Cyprinus carpio isolate SPL01 chromosome B23, ASM1834038v1, whole genome shotgun sequence includes:
- the nucks1b gene encoding nuclear ubiquitous casein and cyclin-dependent kinase substrate 1b, with the translated sequence MARPSRNKRVVDYAQFQESDDADEEYGKELDRPEKTAVKRSDDSRIKDHKKDLSDDDNDYGEDEEEEDDGGDSDFDAKEASRGRRTTAKRKRPADDSDDDGKVVRKKGRQVRQAATKAASKQREILLGDGGSEDEEGEEEEEEDDSDVYTGEDSGSDEDFMVEDDDDDSDYGRPKRKNSKVSRRSKDKKSPKPKIRASVTRGPKKRRGKRQTKVKRVVKKASPKAKDEDIESNKEEEEEEEAQKEDRKESPAPKKTQDDESGAEGEENNDNGEKEEEKENENEKEEKDDVSEEEAPSGED